In Paraburkholderia caribensis, a single window of DNA contains:
- the recD gene encoding exodeoxyribonuclease V subunit alpha, with protein MSTFDQPLPDVEVNVPAPADFSTALAEGFARRVSALAQRGGASADSVRWAARAAFAASRATSEGHVCVPLDELAQRYDAEVAPVRDALLASGVASDGVQPAHALRPLVVDGQGRLYLARYYDYERRLAQSLVGHARGADRDAVSAGMSSRGLRDRLLRYFGEPQDDQIDWQRVAAVMALSGRLTIVSGGPGTGKTTTVVGVLACLLDARADLRIALAAPTGKAAQRMQEALLARASSLPQELAARLPQTSFTLHRLLGTGPNGRFRHHRDNPLPYDVIVIDEASMIDVAMATHLFDALAPDTHLVMLGDKDQLAAVEAGAVFAELSAQPAFTAKGVGSIATALGIDERRLRDALPTGRDDDAPPGDTQPLFDDLFGMPSDLPSSMPDAQPAPLADCVVWLERNYRFGLESAIGRLSLAIRRGAAQDALDVLHIDPVEPCAAAFHQDADAVPAERTIQRLAAGFAPYADALATALAGGAAGAASHALALFDALNRFRILCATRLGSRGVEQMNTAMAAQVRRIARVPMAVGAQWFAGRPIMVTRNDYALGLFNGDIGIALPGADGALRVFFRGADGSLRAVSPAALPPHDTAFALTVHKSQGSEFEHAVLMLPSTFSRVLSRELVYTAVTRARERVEVVGSRAVLMRAIATPTQRDSGLAARIVEAMRNDG; from the coding sequence ATGAGCACATTCGATCAGCCGTTGCCCGATGTCGAGGTCAATGTCCCCGCGCCCGCGGATTTCAGCACGGCGCTCGCCGAAGGCTTCGCGCGTCGCGTGAGCGCGCTTGCGCAACGCGGCGGCGCGTCGGCGGACAGCGTGCGCTGGGCCGCGCGCGCCGCGTTCGCTGCGAGCCGTGCGACATCGGAAGGGCACGTGTGCGTGCCGCTCGACGAACTCGCGCAGCGCTACGACGCCGAGGTCGCGCCGGTGCGCGACGCATTGCTCGCGAGCGGTGTCGCGAGCGACGGCGTGCAGCCGGCGCATGCGTTGCGCCCGCTCGTCGTCGATGGGCAAGGGCGGCTTTATCTCGCGCGTTACTACGACTATGAAAGGCGGCTTGCGCAGTCGCTCGTCGGACATGCGCGAGGCGCGGATCGAGATGCCGTGTCGGCGGGCATGTCATCTCGAGGTTTGCGCGACAGGTTGCTGCGTTATTTCGGTGAACCACAGGACGACCAGATCGACTGGCAGCGCGTGGCCGCCGTGATGGCGCTGTCCGGGCGGCTGACCATCGTCAGTGGCGGTCCGGGCACGGGCAAGACGACCACGGTCGTCGGCGTGCTCGCCTGTCTGCTGGACGCGCGCGCGGACTTGCGTATCGCGCTCGCCGCGCCGACGGGCAAGGCCGCCCAGCGGATGCAGGAGGCGCTGCTCGCGCGCGCCAGTTCGTTGCCGCAGGAACTCGCCGCGCGTCTGCCGCAAACGTCGTTTACGTTGCATCGGTTGCTGGGCACCGGGCCGAATGGGCGCTTCCGTCATCATCGCGACAACCCGTTGCCATATGACGTGATCGTGATCGACGAGGCATCGATGATCGACGTCGCGATGGCGACGCATCTGTTCGATGCGCTCGCACCTGACACGCATCTCGTGATGCTCGGCGACAAGGATCAACTCGCAGCCGTCGAAGCGGGTGCCGTGTTCGCCGAGTTGAGCGCGCAACCCGCGTTCACGGCGAAGGGCGTCGGCTCGATCGCGACGGCACTGGGAATCGACGAGCGCCGTTTGCGTGACGCGTTGCCCACGGGCCGCGACGACGATGCGCCGCCGGGAGACACCCAACCGCTTTTCGACGACCTGTTCGGCATGCCGTCCGACCTGCCGTCGTCCATGCCGGATGCGCAACCGGCGCCGCTTGCGGACTGCGTCGTATGGCTCGAACGTAACTATCGCTTCGGGCTGGAGTCGGCGATCGGGCGGTTGTCGCTCGCGATCCGGCGCGGCGCGGCTCAGGACGCGCTCGACGTGCTGCATATCGATCCCGTCGAGCCCTGCGCGGCCGCATTTCACCAGGACGCCGATGCCGTGCCAGCCGAGCGCACGATCCAGCGGCTCGCGGCCGGCTTTGCGCCCTACGCGGACGCGCTCGCAACGGCGCTCGCCGGCGGCGCGGCGGGCGCGGCCTCGCACGCGTTGGCGCTGTTCGACGCGCTCAATCGCTTTCGTATCCTGTGCGCGACGCGACTCGGTTCGCGCGGCGTCGAACAGATGAATACCGCGATGGCCGCGCAGGTGCGGCGCATCGCGCGCGTGCCGATGGCCGTCGGCGCGCAATGGTTCGCGGGCCGGCCGATCATGGTCACGCGCAACGACTATGCGCTGGGTCTGTTCAATGGCGATATCGGCATCGCGCTGCCCGGCGCGGACGGCGCGTTGCGGGTGTTTTTCCGTGGCGCGGACGGCAGCCTGCGCGCGGTGTCGCCCGCGGCGCTGCCGCCGCACGACACGGCCTTCGCGCTCACGGTGCACAAGTCGCAAGGCTCGGAGTTCGAACATGCGGTGCTGATGCTGCCGTCCACGTTCAGCCGGGTGCTGTCGCGCGAACTCGTTTATACGGCCGTCACGCGGGCGCGCGAGCGGGTCGAGGTGGTCGGCTCACGGGCCGTGCTGATGCGTGCGATCGCCACGCCGACGCAGCGCGACTCCGGGCTTGCCGCGCGAATCGTCGAGGCGATGCGAAATGACGGGTGA
- the recB gene encoding exodeoxyribonuclease V subunit beta, producing the protein MSGTAWMHAPAAHELDVFACDLDGVNQIEASAGTGKTWNICALYVRLLLEKNLSADQILVVTFTKAATAELHERIRGRLAEVQRAIETGDDGGDPFIVRLFETTLSEARGIDLEAAAKTVRRALRTFDQAAIHTIHAFCQRALQEAPFAAAMPFAFDMEADDAALRFELAADFWREQVEPVAAAHRSFAAWLVEKGAGPASLDEQLARRLKKPLAQLRWGDVGAAEGAPNDMQARFDEACEMWHAERDNIVRLLEQVQERLSKTSHKAETVSAAISAWSDYFAQDDCHAAPPKVALKLTATALTKGTKKNFEPPAHAFFNAADELAAASLAAEAAQRARWLGLVQKWLDYAPHELTARKRTRRVVSFDDLLSNLYRALASHVWLADALRARYPAALIDEFQDTDPLQFAIFNRIFAPKGPLFLVGDPKQAIYSFRAADLHTYLAARAQASARYTLAVNQRSTAPIVEACNRIFGANARAFVLEGLDYQPVRAGERQRPPLVDRDGAAGGDFRVWTLPQGDAVLSKRDAQRAASEACAAEIVRLLRGAREGSVMIGDKPLAPGNIAVLVQTHKQGSLIKRVLSAWGVGSVELAQASVFESLDAEQIERVLAAVDTPGDLRRLRAALATDWFGLDAATLWRLEQVDEASPTSGDAARAVDAMSWVERFSRYRMLWHERGFAVMWRTLMRELRVAQRLVEGAEGERRLTNVNHLAELVQARAATQPGIAPTLRWLAAQRAESGRGGEEAQLRLESDRNLVQIVTVHKSKGLEYAVVFCPFLNDGRLREPYATVLPDALEYHDDDGSAVLHYGSDDEQADHANRQAMREQAAERARLIYVALTRAVYRCYLVAGAYLASRSTKESARSVLNWLVAGKARDFDEWLAKPLDDDSVYQHWEALSGDPVAIADLPSVTRRVPLESVADSNARMRARMNQRALRDTWRMASFSSLIAAGSRTDDASAGSEEARPDHDELADIATGEPHAPVFDVVTAPVELSPDDILAFPRGPAAGECLHRMFELADFSDRSTWPHAIERALHERPAPAEPELAQRLPAMMHRLLADIVSTELVPGMTLAALDPQRRLNEMEFLFSAASLDFPALRALLAAHGFPDVALEPGALRGFVKGFIDMIVEHEGRFWVVDWKSNHLGDTPEDYAAAPLDEAMASQAYHLQALLYVVALHRYLRLRLANYDYDTHIGGYLYLFVRGVRPGWQHGEHAAGVHARRPDHALVVALDALMDGGAQ; encoded by the coding sequence ATGAGCGGGACGGCATGGATGCATGCGCCCGCGGCGCACGAGCTCGATGTGTTCGCGTGCGATCTCGACGGCGTCAATCAGATCGAGGCATCGGCGGGAACGGGCAAGACATGGAATATCTGCGCGCTCTATGTGCGGTTGTTGCTGGAGAAGAATCTGAGCGCCGATCAGATTCTCGTCGTGACATTTACGAAAGCGGCGACGGCCGAGTTGCATGAACGGATTCGCGGGCGTCTCGCTGAAGTGCAGCGCGCGATCGAAACGGGCGACGATGGCGGCGATCCGTTCATCGTCAGGCTGTTCGAAACGACGCTTTCCGAAGCGCGCGGCATCGACCTCGAAGCGGCTGCGAAGACGGTGCGCCGCGCGTTGCGCACCTTCGATCAGGCAGCCATCCACACGATTCACGCGTTCTGTCAGCGCGCGTTGCAGGAAGCGCCGTTTGCCGCGGCGATGCCGTTCGCGTTCGACATGGAAGCGGACGACGCTGCGTTGCGTTTCGAACTGGCCGCCGACTTCTGGCGCGAGCAGGTCGAACCCGTTGCGGCGGCGCATCGGTCGTTTGCGGCGTGGCTGGTCGAAAAGGGCGCGGGGCCTGCCTCGCTCGACGAACAGCTTGCGCGGCGGCTGAAGAAGCCGCTTGCGCAATTGCGCTGGGGCGATGTCGGTGCAGCCGAAGGTGCGCCGAACGATATGCAGGCGCGCTTCGACGAAGCCTGCGAGATGTGGCACGCCGAGCGCGACAACATCGTGCGTCTGCTCGAACAGGTGCAGGAGCGTCTGAGCAAGACCTCGCACAAGGCCGAAACGGTGAGCGCCGCGATCAGCGCGTGGAGCGACTATTTCGCCCAGGACGACTGTCACGCGGCGCCGCCGAAAGTCGCGCTCAAACTGACGGCCACCGCGTTGACGAAAGGCACGAAAAAGAACTTTGAGCCGCCCGCGCATGCGTTCTTCAACGCAGCCGACGAACTGGCCGCAGCCTCGCTCGCGGCGGAAGCCGCCCAGCGTGCGCGCTGGCTCGGGCTGGTGCAGAAGTGGCTCGACTACGCGCCGCACGAACTGACGGCAAGAAAGCGCACGCGCCGCGTCGTGTCGTTCGACGACCTGCTGTCGAACCTGTATCGCGCGCTGGCCAGTCACGTGTGGCTCGCGGACGCGTTGCGCGCGCGCTATCCCGCGGCGCTGATCGACGAGTTTCAGGACACCGATCCGCTGCAGTTCGCAATCTTCAATCGCATCTTTGCGCCGAAGGGGCCGCTCTTTCTGGTCGGCGATCCGAAGCAGGCCATCTACAGTTTTCGCGCGGCCGATCTGCACACGTATCTCGCGGCGCGTGCGCAGGCGTCGGCGCGATACACGCTCGCCGTCAATCAGCGTTCGACGGCGCCCATCGTCGAAGCATGCAACCGCATTTTCGGAGCGAACGCGCGGGCGTTCGTGCTCGAAGGGCTCGACTATCAACCTGTGCGAGCGGGCGAGCGGCAGCGGCCGCCGCTCGTCGACCGCGACGGCGCGGCGGGCGGCGACTTCCGCGTGTGGACGCTGCCGCAAGGCGACGCGGTGCTGAGCAAGCGCGACGCGCAGCGCGCGGCGAGCGAGGCGTGCGCGGCGGAGATCGTGCGTCTGTTGCGCGGGGCGCGCGAAGGCAGCGTCATGATCGGCGACAAGCCGCTCGCGCCCGGCAACATCGCCGTGCTCGTGCAGACGCACAAGCAGGGCAGCCTGATCAAACGTGTGTTGTCCGCGTGGGGCGTGGGCAGCGTCGAGCTGGCGCAGGCATCGGTGTTCGAATCGCTCGACGCCGAGCAGATCGAACGCGTGCTGGCCGCTGTCGATACACCAGGCGACTTGCGCCGCCTGCGGGCCGCGCTCGCGACCGACTGGTTCGGTCTCGATGCCGCCACGCTGTGGCGGCTCGAACAGGTCGACGAGGCTTCGCCGACATCGGGCGACGCCGCGCGCGCTGTCGATGCAATGAGTTGGGTCGAGCGTTTTTCGCGCTACCGGATGCTGTGGCACGAGCGCGGCTTCGCCGTCATGTGGCGCACGCTGATGCGCGAACTGCGCGTCGCGCAGCGGCTGGTCGAGGGCGCGGAAGGCGAGCGGCGGCTGACCAACGTCAACCATCTGGCCGAACTCGTGCAGGCGCGCGCCGCGACACAGCCGGGCATCGCCCCGACCTTGCGCTGGCTCGCCGCGCAACGCGCGGAAAGCGGGCGGGGCGGCGAAGAAGCGCAACTGCGGCTCGAATCGGACCGCAACCTCGTGCAGATCGTCACCGTGCACAAGTCAAAGGGCCTTGAATACGCGGTCGTGTTCTGTCCGTTTCTCAATGACGGCCGCCTGCGCGAGCCGTACGCGACCGTCCTGCCCGATGCGCTCGAATATCACGATGACGACGGTTCGGCCGTGCTTCACTACGGCAGCGACGACGAGCAGGCCGATCACGCGAACCGCCAGGCGATGCGCGAACAGGCGGCCGAGCGCGCGCGGCTGATCTATGTCGCGCTGACGCGGGCCGTGTATCGCTGTTATCTGGTGGCGGGCGCGTATCTGGCGTCGAGATCGACGAAGGAATCGGCGCGCAGCGTGTTGAACTGGCTCGTGGCGGGCAAAGCCCGCGATTTCGATGAATGGCTCGCCAAGCCGCTCGATGACGACTCGGTTTATCAGCATTGGGAGGCGCTGTCAGGCGACCCCGTGGCGATCGCGGATCTGCCGTCCGTTACGCGTCGGGTGCCGCTGGAAAGCGTGGCCGACAGCAACGCCCGGATGCGCGCGCGCATGAACCAGCGCGCATTGCGCGACACGTGGCGCATGGCGAGCTTCAGCTCGCTGATCGCGGCGGGTTCGCGCACCGACGATGCGTCAGCAGGCAGCGAAGAAGCGCGTCCGGACCACGACGAACTGGCGGACATCGCGACGGGCGAACCGCACGCGCCCGTTTTCGATGTCGTCACCGCGCCCGTCGAACTCTCGCCCGACGACATCCTCGCGTTTCCGCGCGGCCCGGCGGCGGGCGAGTGTCTGCACCGCATGTTCGAACTCGCGGATTTCTCCGACCGCAGTACGTGGCCGCACGCAATCGAGCGCGCGCTGCATGAGCGCCCAGCGCCTGCCGAGCCCGAGCTCGCGCAACGTTTGCCTGCAATGATGCACCGCTTGCTCGCCGATATCGTGAGCACGGAACTCGTGCCCGGCATGACGCTCGCCGCGCTCGATCCGCAGCGCCGGCTCAACGAGATGGAGTTTCTGTTCTCGGCGGCATCGCTGGACTTTCCCGCGTTGCGCGCGTTGCTCGCCGCGCATGGCTTCCCCGATGTCGCGCTGGAGCCGGGCGCGCTGCGTGGCTTCGTCAAAGGTTTCATCGACATGATCGTCGAGCACGAGGGGCGCTTCTGGGTGGTCGACTGGAAGTCGAACCATCTCGGCGACACGCCCGAGGACTACGCCGCCGCGCCGCTCGACGAAGCGATGGCGAGCCAGGCGTATCACCTGCAGGCGCTGCTGTATGTCGTCGCGCTGCATCGCTATCTGCGGCTGAGGCTCGCGAACTATGACTATGACACGCACATCGGCGGCTATCTGTATCTGTTCGTGCGCGGCGTGCGGCCCGGCTGGCAACACGGTGAACACGCGGCCGGCGTGCATGCACGGCGGCCGGACCACGCGCTCGTCGTGGCGCTCGATGCATTGATGGACGGAGGCGCGCAATGA